A region from the Bacteroidota bacterium genome encodes:
- a CDS encoding T9SS type A sorting domain-containing protein — translation MPSNLVHVIYVDSDQNKWIGTENGLVKIDADNNWTVYNTDNSGLPENDIRAIFNDVEDSTLWIGTFLHGLVKYDTVWTIYDPANSPIPDYQIRAITKDQNDTMWIGSLGGLTKWDGLDNWFTYDPDNSPLLSNNIPKIYVGENNVKYMGTINGGLATYDNGIINTYKTTNSLISDNTVLGIDEDIDHNIWLATSFGGLSVLTPDTTFLKFTPSTSDIVDWSLDDLVIDNDNIAAIAMTSEGLEIFDNMTWALFDTLNSELPDDFLNCVAVDEQNRIWIGTESKGLVIFDRTLIDNITEKNNLSLFIYPNPSTDHVLISGEIAGSEMVIFNMEGKIISENKIVTNTEFIDVSNLISGNYIIKIIKEKAISISRISVMH, via the coding sequence ATGCCCTCAAACCTGGTGCACGTTATATATGTTGATTCCGATCAGAATAAATGGATAGGGACTGAAAATGGTTTGGTAAAAATTGATGCAGATAATAACTGGACAGTTTATAATACCGATAATTCCGGTTTGCCTGAAAATGATATCAGAGCAATATTTAACGACGTGGAAGATTCTACCTTATGGATAGGAACATTTTTACATGGATTAGTTAAATATGATACCGTTTGGACCATTTATGATCCCGCCAATTCCCCTATTCCTGATTATCAGATAAGAGCAATTACAAAAGACCAAAATGATACAATGTGGATAGGTTCGTTAGGAGGATTAACAAAATGGGATGGACTTGATAATTGGTTTACATACGATCCTGATAATTCACCGTTGCTCTCCAATAATATTCCCAAAATATATGTCGGTGAAAATAATGTCAAGTATATGGGCACAATAAATGGCGGACTTGCAACGTACGATAATGGGATTATCAATACCTATAAAACAACAAATTCATTAATTAGTGATAATACTGTTTTGGGAATTGATGAAGACATTGATCACAACATTTGGCTTGCAACTTCCTTTGGAGGATTAAGTGTACTCACACCTGATACAACCTTTTTGAAATTCACTCCAAGTACTTCCGATATCGTTGACTGGTCGCTTGATGATCTGGTTATTGATAATGATAATATTGCCGCAATTGCCATGACATCTGAAGGTTTGGAGATATTTGATAACATGACATGGGCTTTATTTGATACCCTGAATTCAGAACTACCCGACGATTTTTTAAACTGTGTTGCTGTTGATGAACAGAACAGGATCTGGATCGGAACGGAATCAAAAGGATTGGTAATATTTGACAGAACATTAATAGATAACATAACAGAAAAAAATAATTTATCCCTTTTTATTTACCCCAACCCTTCCACTGATCATGTTTTAATTTCAGGAGAAATAGCAGGTTCTGAAATGGTAATATTTAATATGGAAGGAAAAATAATTTCCGAAAATAAAATCGTTACAAATACAGAATTTATAGATGTCTCCAATTTGATCTCCGGAAATTATATCATTAAAATAATAAAGGAAAAAGCAATATCCATAAGCCGAATTTCCGTGATGCATTGA